A part of Liolophura sinensis isolate JHLJ2023 chromosome 1, CUHK_Ljap_v2, whole genome shotgun sequence genomic DNA contains:
- the LOC135475841 gene encoding large ribosomal subunit protein uL14, whose protein sequence is MSKRGRGGSAGGKFRISLALPVGAVINCADNTGAKNLYIIAVNGIKGRLNRMPAAGSGDMVVATVKKGKPELRKKVMPAVVIRQRKPIRRKDGVFIFFEDNAGVIVNNKGEMKGSAITGPVAKECADLWPRIASNASSIS, encoded by the exons ATGTCGAAGAGAG GTCGTGGAGGTTCAGCTGGAGGGAAATTCCGTATTTCCTTGGCCCTTCCTGTGGGAGCCGTTATCAATTGTGCAGATAACACAG GTGCAAAGAATTTGTACATCATTGCTGTCAATGGGATCAAAGGTCGTTTGAACCGAATGCCTGCAGCAGGCTCTGGAGACATGGTGGTGGCAACAGTGAAGAAAGGAAAGCCAGAACTCCGGAAAAAGG TTATGCCGGCAGTGGTGATTCGACAAAGAAAACCGATTAGAAGAAAAGATGGggtgtttatattttttgagGACAATGCAGGGGTCATAGTCAACAATAAAGGTGAAATGAAAG GCTCGGCTATTACAGGACCTGTAGCGAAAGAGTGTGCTGATCTGTGGCCCCGTATCGCATCAAATGCAAGCTCCATTTCCTAA
- the LOC135461267 gene encoding uncharacterized protein LOC135461267 isoform X1, producing MSSSSQFQSVLDSGVRNSSPKVHADRITRRRSQSRHRDDEDEEVVVPRVSQPYRTSLSAVAPPVRMKKSERSRSVSPGGSLISSGRSRSKSPGNRRSSPKHVTYDERVTVRHSDTDDSIVTDLSGKDSSLELSPQEPASKPNSNYLSVNSGATSDDGSSHASQLRQTCHQITDWYSQTSSPSQHSSSPGSTMDRLQVSMSSYPSHSPDQSSDFFTSSPGRGDSGVYTDGEGAAKRGKINIEKDYNHDRTISYRMAIKAQYSDEVKRMASANIQEICPQITAGSRTPVSPTSDIGPRTERSNTLPSNTLTESDRNLSVHKKSVSSSIGNFFRKISPRMSRRDGRRDKSGRSSSSGSAQSLDTSGSTESSQSMEQSRSKGRRSFLKVLGRSRSRSQSKSSGHEDDGHLNKSPKSTEIHGVSELTVPGSQPLPDATHRILKSIEQNKGSEKTVYQRFKERQAPVKPGDRTPPAKSQALKASPETSPTAPENSSKSDSVLNKENQLNDSHPVVSSPAIIYPEPAKVHPPQSLNVKPIQKPPVRIVQQSYPSMGSCDESIGECSLDINLEGGEPALLNSSGQASVSGSKQVILSQDNLLDLCPSNTSSKGYRDSAPQRFSPPPTDMQLSHGAPLVGLENGALSKHSSGGSNMPRLSNSCEISPRDVNKMPSYLKLSCAVSGYGRYSSYSSRKDINLSSPGASVSSVHSDSSSPDSLPSSHVTRTGSLPVNFNKSHLAVVKPAGQVNGQISGVIPNGHAGVYPTGDVYKDGQYYLDLCQTEEERLLVLCGQAKGDMGETALPEEANGRIRAAIGKTNLLISKKFKQFRGLCHKHMKPDGAERPTKWEDLQGFWDMVKLQIDDLDELFAEIAFMRQNEWKDIPIRVQSTRSSANSSPKSASLSLSSTPSQTPGHTPSQTPGHTPGHTPAARRKPVNLKDTPDSSPEKSLKAKQTAKAREDARKRLLAEKRAAMKQQRLKAQENLNPQEVEIFLADTSKK from the exons ATGTCCAGCTCCAGCCAGTTCCAGTCTGTGCTGGACAGTGGAGTGAGAAACAGCTCTCCTAAGGTGCATGCTGACCGCATCACACGTCGCCGCAGTCAGAGCCGACACCGTGATGATGAGGACGAGGAAGTGGTTGTGCCGCGTGTGTCGCAGCCATATCGCACCAGCCTGTCAGCTGTGGCGCCACCAGTTCGCATGAAGAAGTCTGAACGAAGTCGCTCGGTAAGTCCAGGAGGTTCACTAATAAGCAGCGGGAGAAGTCGCTCTAAAAGTCCAGGTAACCGGCGCTCAAGCCCCAAGCATGTGACATATGATGAACGTGTGACAGTGCGTCACTCAGACACAGATGACAGTATTGTGACGGACCTTTCTGGGAAAGACTCCAGTCTAGAGTTGAGTCCCCAGGAGCCAGCTAGCAAACCTAACAGTAACTATTTGTCTGTCAATTCTGGGGCGACATCTGATGATGGCTCTAGTCACGCCTCTCAGCTCCGGCAGACATGTCATCAAATCACAGACTGGTATTCCCAAACCTCTTCCCCCTCTCAGCACAGCTCCTCCCCTGGGAGCACAATGGACCGCCTCCAGGTGTCCATGTCCTCTTATCCCTCCCACTCCCCAGATCAGAGCTCGGACTTCTTCACCAGCTCTCCTGGACGGGGGGATTCTGGGGTGTACACGGATGGAGAGGGGGCAGCTAAACGGGGCAAGATCAACATTGAGAAAGACTATAACCATGACCGTACCATCAGCTACCGGATGGCAATAAAAGCTCAGTACTCTGATGAGGTCAAACGAATGGCTTCAGCCAATATCCAAGAGATCTGTCCCCAGATTACAGCAGGCTCGAGAACACCAGTCTCTCCAACCTCTGACATTGGACCACGAACAGAACGGTCAAACACTTTACCCTCCAACACCCTCACGGAGAGTGACAGAAACCTCAGCGTCCATAAGAAATCAGTCAGCTCCAGTATAGGAAATTTCTTCAGGAAGATTTCACCAAGAATGTCACGAAGAGATGGACGGCGGGATAAATCTGGTCGAAGTTCCTCCAGTGGCAGTGCGCAAAGTTTAGATACCAGCGGCTCCACAGAGAGTAGCCAGTCTATGGAACAATCCCGGAGTAAAGGACGTAGATCATTCCTTAAGGTTCTGGGACGATCGCGCTCTCGATCACAGTCAAAGTCATCAGGCCATGAAGACGATGGCCATTTAAATAAGTCTCCTAAAAGCACAGAAATCCATGGTGTGTCTGAACTTACCGTCCCAGGTAGTCAGCCCTTGCCCGATGCCACACATAGAATCCTGAAATCCATTGAACAGAACAAGGGCAGTGAGAAAACTGTGTATCAGAGGTTCAAGGAAAGGCAAGCGCCTGTTAAACCAGGGGACAGAACTCCCCCAGCCAAATCTCAGGCCCTTAAGGCTTCCCCAGAAACTAGTCCCACAGCACCTGAAAACTCGTCCAAATCTGACAGTGTGCTAAACAAGGAAAACCAGCTGAATGACAGCCATCCAGTGGTCTCTTCACCTGCCATTATCTATCCAGAACCAGCCAAGGTTCATCCTCCACAGTCCCTGAATGTCAAACCGATACAGAAGCCACCAGTGAGGATCGTTCAGCAGTCTTACCCCAGTATGGGCTCCTGTGACGAATCGATTGGCGAGTGTTCTCTGGACATCAATTTAGAAG GAGGAGAGCCAGCCTTGTTGAATAGCAGTGGTCAGGCGTCTGTGTCGGGATCTAAACAGGTGATACTGAGTCAGGACAACTTGCTGGACCTGTGTCCAAGTAACACCTCATCAAAGGGATATCGGGATTCTGCACCCCAGAGGTTCTCTCCCCCACCCACAGACATGCAGCTCTCTCATGGAGCTCCCCTGGTCGGCCTAGAGAACGGTGCCTTGTCAAAACACTCCAGTGGAGGCTCTAACATGCCAAGATTGTCCAATTCCTGTGAAATATCTCCACGCGATGTGAACAAAATGCCGTCATATTTAAAACTTAGTTGTGCTGTGAGTGGGTATGGCAGGTATAGTTCATACTCCTCTCGGAAAGACATCAATTTGTCGTCACCAGGCGCGAGTGTGTCGTCCGTGCACTCAGACAGCTCCAGTCCGGACAGCCTGCCGTCTTCGCATGTGACCAGGACAGGCAGCTTACCAGTGAATTTCAACAAATCTCACCTGGCTGTGGTGAAGCCAGCAGGACAGGTGAATGGACAGATAAGTGGTGTTATACCTAATGGTCATGCTGGTGTTTACCCCACAGGAGATGTGTATAAG gaTGGCCAGTACTACTTGGACCTGTGTCAGACAGAAGAGGAGAGACTACTAGTGCTGTGTGGACAGGCCAAGGGTGACATGGGGGAGACTGCTCTACCAGAGGAAG CTAATGGAAGGATACGTGCTGCTATTGgcaaaacaaatttgttgatATCGAAAAAATTCAAACAGTTTCGAGGTTTATGCCATAAGCATATG AAACCTGATGGAGCTGAACGACCAACGAAGTGGGAAGATTTACAAGGGTTCTGGGACATGGTCAAACTCCAAATAGATGACCTTGATGAACTGTTTGCAGAAATAGCATTTATGAGGCAAAATGAATGGAAAGATATTCCAATACGGGTACAG TCGACCCGAAGCTCTGCCAATTCTAGTCCTAAGTCTGCCAGTCTCTCATTAAGCAGTACTCCCTCACAGACCCCGGGCCACACGCCCTCACAGACACCGGGGCACACCCCCGGCCACACCCCAG CTGCTCGAAGAAAACCTGTGAACCTTAAAGATACTCCCGACTCCTCACCAGAGAAAAGCCTTAAAGCCAAACAGACTGCCAAGGCTCGAGAAGACGCTCGTAAACGGTTATTAGCAGAAAAGCGTGCTGCAATGAAGCAACAGAGACTTAAAGCACAGGAAAACCTTAATCCCCAAGAAGTTGAGATATTCTTAGCTGACACCAGTAAAAAATAG
- the LOC135461267 gene encoding uncharacterized protein LOC135461267 isoform X2, whose protein sequence is MSSSSQFQSVLDSGVRNSSPKVHADRITRRRSQSRHRDDEDEEVVVPRVSQPYRTSLSAVAPPVRMKKSERSRSVSPGGSLISSGRSRSKSPGNRRSSPKHVTYDERVTVRHSDTDDSIVTDLSGKDSSLELSPQEPASKPNSNYLSVNSGATSDDGSSHASQLRQTCHQITDWYSQTSSPSQHSSSPGSTMDRLQVSMSSYPSHSPDQSSDFFTSSPGRGDSGVYTDGEGAAKRGKINIEKDYNHDRTISYRMAIKAQYSDEVKRMASANIQEICPQITAGSRTPVSPTSDIGPRTERSNTLPSNTLTESDRNLSVHKKSVSSSIGNFFRKISPRMSRRDGRRDKSGRSSSSGSAQSLDTSGSTESSQSMEQSRSKGRRSFLKVLGRSRSRSQSKSSGHEDDGHLNKSPKSTEIHGVSELTVPGSQPLPDATHRILKSIEQNKGSEKTVYQRFKERQAPVKPGDRTPPAKSQALKASPETSPTAPENSSKSDSVLNKENQLNDSHPVVSSPAIIYPEPAKVHPPQSLNVKPIQKPPVRIVQQSYPSMGSCDESIGECSLDINLEGGEPALLNSSGQASVSGSKQVILSQDNLLDLCPSNTSSKGYRDSAPQRFSPPPTDMQLSHGAPLVGLENGALSKHSSGGSNMPRLSNSCEISPRDVNKMPSYLKLSCAVSGYGRYSSYSSRKDINLSSPGASVSSVHSDSSSPDSLPSSHVTRTGSLPVNFNKSHLAVVKPAGQVNGQISGVIPNGHAGVYPTGDVYKDGQYYLDLCQTEEERLLVLCGQAKGDMGETALPEEANGRIRAAIGKTNLLISKKFKQFRGLCHKHMKPDGAERPTKWEDLQGFWDMVKLQIDDLDELFAEIAFMRQNEWKDIPIRSTRSSANSSPKSASLSLSSTPSQTPGHTPSQTPGHTPGHTPAARRKPVNLKDTPDSSPEKSLKAKQTAKAREDARKRLLAEKRAAMKQQRLKAQENLNPQEVEIFLADTSKK, encoded by the exons ATGTCCAGCTCCAGCCAGTTCCAGTCTGTGCTGGACAGTGGAGTGAGAAACAGCTCTCCTAAGGTGCATGCTGACCGCATCACACGTCGCCGCAGTCAGAGCCGACACCGTGATGATGAGGACGAGGAAGTGGTTGTGCCGCGTGTGTCGCAGCCATATCGCACCAGCCTGTCAGCTGTGGCGCCACCAGTTCGCATGAAGAAGTCTGAACGAAGTCGCTCGGTAAGTCCAGGAGGTTCACTAATAAGCAGCGGGAGAAGTCGCTCTAAAAGTCCAGGTAACCGGCGCTCAAGCCCCAAGCATGTGACATATGATGAACGTGTGACAGTGCGTCACTCAGACACAGATGACAGTATTGTGACGGACCTTTCTGGGAAAGACTCCAGTCTAGAGTTGAGTCCCCAGGAGCCAGCTAGCAAACCTAACAGTAACTATTTGTCTGTCAATTCTGGGGCGACATCTGATGATGGCTCTAGTCACGCCTCTCAGCTCCGGCAGACATGTCATCAAATCACAGACTGGTATTCCCAAACCTCTTCCCCCTCTCAGCACAGCTCCTCCCCTGGGAGCACAATGGACCGCCTCCAGGTGTCCATGTCCTCTTATCCCTCCCACTCCCCAGATCAGAGCTCGGACTTCTTCACCAGCTCTCCTGGACGGGGGGATTCTGGGGTGTACACGGATGGAGAGGGGGCAGCTAAACGGGGCAAGATCAACATTGAGAAAGACTATAACCATGACCGTACCATCAGCTACCGGATGGCAATAAAAGCTCAGTACTCTGATGAGGTCAAACGAATGGCTTCAGCCAATATCCAAGAGATCTGTCCCCAGATTACAGCAGGCTCGAGAACACCAGTCTCTCCAACCTCTGACATTGGACCACGAACAGAACGGTCAAACACTTTACCCTCCAACACCCTCACGGAGAGTGACAGAAACCTCAGCGTCCATAAGAAATCAGTCAGCTCCAGTATAGGAAATTTCTTCAGGAAGATTTCACCAAGAATGTCACGAAGAGATGGACGGCGGGATAAATCTGGTCGAAGTTCCTCCAGTGGCAGTGCGCAAAGTTTAGATACCAGCGGCTCCACAGAGAGTAGCCAGTCTATGGAACAATCCCGGAGTAAAGGACGTAGATCATTCCTTAAGGTTCTGGGACGATCGCGCTCTCGATCACAGTCAAAGTCATCAGGCCATGAAGACGATGGCCATTTAAATAAGTCTCCTAAAAGCACAGAAATCCATGGTGTGTCTGAACTTACCGTCCCAGGTAGTCAGCCCTTGCCCGATGCCACACATAGAATCCTGAAATCCATTGAACAGAACAAGGGCAGTGAGAAAACTGTGTATCAGAGGTTCAAGGAAAGGCAAGCGCCTGTTAAACCAGGGGACAGAACTCCCCCAGCCAAATCTCAGGCCCTTAAGGCTTCCCCAGAAACTAGTCCCACAGCACCTGAAAACTCGTCCAAATCTGACAGTGTGCTAAACAAGGAAAACCAGCTGAATGACAGCCATCCAGTGGTCTCTTCACCTGCCATTATCTATCCAGAACCAGCCAAGGTTCATCCTCCACAGTCCCTGAATGTCAAACCGATACAGAAGCCACCAGTGAGGATCGTTCAGCAGTCTTACCCCAGTATGGGCTCCTGTGACGAATCGATTGGCGAGTGTTCTCTGGACATCAATTTAGAAG GAGGAGAGCCAGCCTTGTTGAATAGCAGTGGTCAGGCGTCTGTGTCGGGATCTAAACAGGTGATACTGAGTCAGGACAACTTGCTGGACCTGTGTCCAAGTAACACCTCATCAAAGGGATATCGGGATTCTGCACCCCAGAGGTTCTCTCCCCCACCCACAGACATGCAGCTCTCTCATGGAGCTCCCCTGGTCGGCCTAGAGAACGGTGCCTTGTCAAAACACTCCAGTGGAGGCTCTAACATGCCAAGATTGTCCAATTCCTGTGAAATATCTCCACGCGATGTGAACAAAATGCCGTCATATTTAAAACTTAGTTGTGCTGTGAGTGGGTATGGCAGGTATAGTTCATACTCCTCTCGGAAAGACATCAATTTGTCGTCACCAGGCGCGAGTGTGTCGTCCGTGCACTCAGACAGCTCCAGTCCGGACAGCCTGCCGTCTTCGCATGTGACCAGGACAGGCAGCTTACCAGTGAATTTCAACAAATCTCACCTGGCTGTGGTGAAGCCAGCAGGACAGGTGAATGGACAGATAAGTGGTGTTATACCTAATGGTCATGCTGGTGTTTACCCCACAGGAGATGTGTATAAG gaTGGCCAGTACTACTTGGACCTGTGTCAGACAGAAGAGGAGAGACTACTAGTGCTGTGTGGACAGGCCAAGGGTGACATGGGGGAGACTGCTCTACCAGAGGAAG CTAATGGAAGGATACGTGCTGCTATTGgcaaaacaaatttgttgatATCGAAAAAATTCAAACAGTTTCGAGGTTTATGCCATAAGCATATG AAACCTGATGGAGCTGAACGACCAACGAAGTGGGAAGATTTACAAGGGTTCTGGGACATGGTCAAACTCCAAATAGATGACCTTGATGAACTGTTTGCAGAAATAGCATTTATGAGGCAAAATGAATGGAAAGATATTCCAATACGG TCGACCCGAAGCTCTGCCAATTCTAGTCCTAAGTCTGCCAGTCTCTCATTAAGCAGTACTCCCTCACAGACCCCGGGCCACACGCCCTCACAGACACCGGGGCACACCCCCGGCCACACCCCAG CTGCTCGAAGAAAACCTGTGAACCTTAAAGATACTCCCGACTCCTCACCAGAGAAAAGCCTTAAAGCCAAACAGACTGCCAAGGCTCGAGAAGACGCTCGTAAACGGTTATTAGCAGAAAAGCGTGCTGCAATGAAGCAACAGAGACTTAAAGCACAGGAAAACCTTAATCCCCAAGAAGTTGAGATATTCTTAGCTGACACCAGTAAAAAATAG